Proteins encoded by one window of Geobacter sp. DSM 9736:
- the mutL gene encoding DNA mismatch repair endonuclease MutL: protein MATRIKIIPEQLANKIAAGEVVERPASVIKELVENSLDSGCSEIIVEIEGGGKKLIRVTDDGSGMSREDALLALERHATSKISSDADLFSLTTLGFRGEALPSIASVSRLTLATCERAKIEGTEIYAEGGKIREVKACGMAAGTVISVRNLFFNTPARLKFMKSVDTEAGHVAELLTRLALSRPEIRFTYLNDGRTVFAVGKSELRHRATTLLGRQLASALYPVEHQGSAGSVRGLIASPGSSRSSSSGIYTYINGRYIRDRVVQHAILQGYRNCLEKGRYPVVVLFIDVPAEEVDVNVHPTKHEVRFREQARVHDLILNAVETVLRDTPWVPRDATRSPFPLPLMKSTQAAEARVAEVRESLAVYQPSLQAPLPPAVPVQRQQSVMPSCSGTEALPSQLDSKAFFRGLTIIGQFNAAYILCQRDTDLIIIDQHAAHERVAFESLKRQFASNAVEGQGLLFPHTVELSPGEASAIGEHAADLAQIGYDVEHFGGATWIVKSVPRLLADRDYLRSLRDILEELQSFGKSRAFSEVVEDILARIACHSVVRGSHPLSEAQIRALLGQMDDTDFSATCPHGRPVFRTLALSELERMFNRT from the coding sequence GTGGCCACACGCATCAAAATCATTCCCGAACAGCTTGCCAACAAGATCGCAGCCGGAGAGGTCGTGGAGCGTCCGGCCTCCGTCATCAAGGAACTGGTGGAGAATTCCCTCGATTCCGGCTGTTCCGAGATAATCGTCGAAATAGAGGGAGGCGGAAAGAAGCTCATTCGCGTCACCGATGACGGGAGCGGGATGTCCAGGGAAGACGCGCTGCTGGCCCTTGAGAGACATGCCACCAGCAAGATTTCCAGCGATGCCGACCTTTTCAGCCTCACCACACTCGGGTTCCGGGGGGAAGCGTTACCCTCAATCGCGTCGGTCTCCCGTTTGACACTAGCGACATGCGAGCGAGCAAAGATCGAAGGTACCGAGATCTACGCCGAAGGGGGGAAGATCAGGGAAGTGAAGGCCTGCGGCATGGCTGCCGGAACTGTCATCTCCGTTCGTAACCTCTTCTTCAACACTCCGGCGCGACTCAAGTTCATGAAGAGCGTGGATACGGAGGCGGGTCATGTAGCCGAGCTCCTGACGAGGCTCGCTCTCTCCCGCCCAGAGATCCGTTTCACTTACCTGAATGACGGAAGAACAGTTTTTGCCGTCGGAAAATCGGAACTACGCCACCGGGCGACGACCCTTCTGGGCAGGCAACTTGCCTCAGCGCTTTATCCAGTGGAACATCAGGGCAGTGCAGGTTCGGTAAGAGGTCTCATTGCCAGTCCCGGGTCCAGCCGCTCTTCTTCATCGGGCATCTATACCTACATCAATGGGCGCTACATCCGTGATCGGGTCGTGCAGCACGCGATACTTCAGGGTTACAGGAATTGCCTGGAAAAGGGGCGATATCCCGTGGTGGTACTCTTCATCGATGTCCCTGCCGAGGAGGTGGATGTAAACGTCCATCCGACGAAACATGAGGTCCGCTTCCGCGAACAGGCCCGGGTTCACGATCTGATTCTCAACGCGGTGGAAACTGTCCTGCGGGATACACCATGGGTGCCACGGGATGCGACAAGAAGTCCGTTCCCCCTACCACTCATGAAATCGACCCAGGCGGCCGAGGCCCGGGTAGCCGAAGTAAGGGAATCTCTCGCGGTTTATCAGCCCTCTCTTCAAGCGCCCCTACCGCCTGCGGTACCGGTTCAGCGGCAACAGTCCGTGATGCCGTCATGCTCCGGCACCGAAGCGCTCCCCAGCCAGCTGGATAGCAAGGCTTTTTTCCGGGGGCTCACTATCATCGGGCAGTTCAATGCAGCCTACATACTCTGTCAGCGCGATACCGACCTTATCATCATCGATCAGCATGCGGCTCACGAGCGGGTGGCCTTCGAAAGCCTGAAGCGGCAGTTTGCTTCAAATGCAGTAGAGGGGCAGGGGCTTCTCTTTCCCCACACTGTCGAATTATCCCCCGGTGAGGCGTCAGCCATTGGAGAGCATGCGGCAGATCTGGCGCAGATTGGTTATGACGTGGAGCACTTCGGTGGTGCGACCTGGATAGTCAAAAGCGTTCCCCGACTTTTAGCTGATCGCGATTACCTGCGCTCCCTCCGGGATATTCTGGAGGAGCTGCAAAGTTTCGGAAAGAGCCGCGCTTTTTCTGAGGTAGTAGAGGATATCCTTGCCCGTATCGCGTGCCACAGCGTCGTCAGAGGCTCCCACCCACTTTCGGAAGCTCAGATCCGGGCGCTCCTCGGTCAGATGGACGATACTGATTTCTCCGCTACCTGCCCGCACGGTCGTCCGGTTTTCCGCACCCTGGCGCTTTCCGAGCTGGAACGGATGTTCAATCGTACATGA
- the miaA gene encoding tRNA (adenosine(37)-N6)-dimethylallyltransferase MiaA, with the protein MSQNSSTAPEVKLVILLGPTASGKTELALRLAQRCGGEIVNADSMQVYRGMDIGTAKPSSEQMELVPHHLIDIATPDMNFSAADFREAAAKAIEEITGRGSPVFLVGGTGLYLRALLQGLVDSPPGNEDIRSELNALAEREGKEAMLRRLSQVDPFTAARLHVNDQVRIIRALEVYCQTGRPISEYRDIHRFSGNYYRCLKLGIDVERQELYRRIESRVDEMFDRGLIGEVERLLHAGYSSDQKSMRSIGYRQVCAFLNGEYGLEEAVRLVKRDTRRYAKRQMTWFRTDPEIKWVEYPRNFDTICCNVIDFLSKGEGYAKSTIQHPGPVP; encoded by the coding sequence ATGAGCCAAAACTCGTCAACTGCTCCTGAGGTAAAGCTCGTCATCCTCCTCGGGCCGACTGCATCGGGGAAGACCGAGCTGGCACTGCGCCTTGCTCAACGCTGTGGCGGTGAGATAGTCAACGCTGATTCGATGCAGGTGTACCGTGGGATGGACATAGGCACTGCAAAGCCCTCTAGCGAACAGATGGAGCTGGTGCCTCACCATCTGATCGATATAGCCACTCCTGACATGAATTTCTCGGCGGCAGATTTTCGTGAAGCGGCTGCCAAAGCCATCGAGGAGATAACCGGGCGCGGCTCTCCCGTATTTCTCGTGGGCGGTACCGGTCTTTATCTGAGGGCACTTCTCCAGGGGCTTGTGGATTCCCCACCTGGAAATGAAGATATTAGATCCGAGCTGAACGCACTCGCTGAACGGGAAGGGAAGGAGGCTATGCTTCGCCGCTTGTCGCAGGTCGATCCGTTTACGGCCGCCCGCCTTCATGTCAATGATCAGGTTCGGATCATAAGGGCTCTGGAGGTCTACTGCCAGACGGGACGCCCCATCTCCGAGTACCGGGACATACACCGCTTTTCAGGGAATTATTATCGATGCCTTAAACTGGGGATCGACGTAGAGAGGCAGGAGCTCTATCGGAGGATCGAGTCACGGGTCGATGAGATGTTCGACCGGGGCCTCATCGGCGAGGTCGAGCGGCTGCTTCATGCCGGTTATTCGTCCGACCAGAAATCCATGAGGTCCATCGGCTATCGGCAAGTCTGTGCCTTCCTGAATGGAGAGTACGGATTGGAGGAGGCGGTGAGGCTCGTAAAGCGCGATACCAGGCGTTACGCCAAGCGGCAGATGACCTGGTTCCGCACGGACCCTGAAATTAAATGGGTTGAATATCCCCGTAACTTTGATACTATTTGTTGCAATGTGATTGATTTTTTATCAAAAGGAGAGGGTTATGCCAAAAGCACCATTCAACATCCAGGACCAGTACCTTAA
- the hfq gene encoding RNA chaperone Hfq, translating to MPKAPFNIQDQYLNQSRKERIKIIVNLMSGAKMEGYIKSFDNFSVLMEVQGDILIYKHAISTITSADGTFKLHQ from the coding sequence ATGCCAAAAGCACCATTCAACATCCAGGACCAGTACCTTAACCAGTCGCGCAAGGAGAGGATCAAGATAATCGTGAACCTCATGTCCGGCGCCAAGATGGAAGGGTACATCAAGTCCTTCGATAACTTCTCCGTGCTTATGGAGGTACAGGGCGACATCCTCATTTACAAGCATGCCATTTCCACCATTACCTCCGCCGACGGTACTTTCAAGCTCCATCAGTAA
- a CDS encoding DUF512 domain-containing protein — protein MTGLTVEKVIPGSIAEELEIETGDRLLAINGHRLRDIIDYNYFTVEDELLLEVQKPDGEVWEMEVEKGEDESLGLIFPPPRPLRCGNKCIFCFVHQLPRGLRPPLYVKDEDYRLSFLYGNYVTLANIRRTDILRIKEQRLSPLYVSVHATDPHLREKLLGKKAIIPILEIMTDLAGAGITMHTQVVLCPGVNDGHALDRTVEDLAALYPRVASLAVVPVGMTRHRRGLPLLQPVTEEYARSFLEIWQPRASDLHNRLGEPFLFLADEFFLKAGMPFPTVAEYGDFPQLENGVGMIPLFVEEAEEVVAAAKPLPAMKVTVVTGMSPLPFLENFLSALSRKTGAELTAIGIENVLFGESVTVTGLVSGKDIIAGLSGRETGDLILVPDVMVKEGEGVLLDDLSVDDLQRGLGKEVAIVEASPSGLYRALVQYGSRRASPPDSSS, from the coding sequence ATGACAGGTTTGACGGTAGAGAAGGTGATTCCGGGGAGTATCGCAGAGGAATTGGAAATAGAAACGGGGGACAGGCTTCTCGCGATCAATGGTCATCGCCTTCGCGACATCATCGACTACAATTACTTTACGGTGGAAGATGAACTGCTCCTGGAGGTCCAAAAGCCTGACGGAGAGGTGTGGGAGATGGAGGTCGAGAAGGGGGAGGACGAGTCACTCGGTCTGATCTTCCCACCCCCCAGGCCCCTGCGTTGCGGCAACAAGTGCATATTCTGCTTCGTACATCAGCTTCCCCGGGGGTTGCGTCCTCCTTTGTACGTCAAGGATGAGGATTACCGCCTTTCCTTTCTTTACGGAAATTACGTAACACTTGCCAACATCCGCCGCACCGACATCCTGAGGATAAAGGAGCAGCGGCTTTCCCCCCTCTATGTCTCGGTCCATGCCACCGATCCGCATCTGCGGGAGAAGCTTCTGGGGAAAAAAGCTATCATCCCCATACTTGAGATCATGACGGATCTTGCTGGTGCAGGCATAACCATGCACACACAGGTCGTGCTCTGTCCAGGGGTCAATGATGGCCACGCTCTGGATCGGACGGTTGAAGACCTTGCCGCTCTTTACCCACGGGTTGCTTCTCTGGCCGTGGTGCCGGTGGGTATGACGAGGCATAGACGCGGGCTGCCTCTTTTGCAGCCCGTGACAGAAGAGTACGCCCGATCTTTTCTGGAGATCTGGCAGCCTCGGGCGTCTGACCTCCACAACCGGCTCGGCGAGCCGTTCCTTTTCCTGGCGGACGAGTTTTTTCTCAAGGCGGGTATGCCATTTCCCACGGTGGCTGAATACGGCGACTTTCCACAATTGGAGAACGGGGTGGGCATGATACCGCTTTTCGTTGAGGAAGCGGAGGAGGTGGTTGCTGCAGCCAAGCCTCTTCCCGCAATGAAGGTAACCGTCGTGACGGGAATGTCGCCCCTCCCTTTTCTCGAAAACTTCCTTTCCGCCTTGTCCCGAAAGACAGGTGCAGAACTTACCGCCATCGGAATAGAAAATGTTCTCTTTGGGGAGAGCGTTACGGTCACGGGGCTTGTATCTGGAAAAGACATAATTGCAGGTCTTTCCGGTAGGGAGACTGGTGATCTGATACTCGTTCCCGACGTGATGGTGAAAGAGGGAGAGGGGGTCCTGCTGGACGATCTGTCCGTTGATGACCTGCAGCGGGGGCTGGGAAAGGAAGTTGCCATAGTGGAAGCATCTCCATCCGGACTGTATCGGGCACTGGTCCAGTACGGGTCCCGCCGCGCATCCCCACCTGATAGCAGTTCATGA
- a CDS encoding CCA tRNA nucleotidyltransferase, translating to MKVDLAQIFPREHFPSVRQLAAEVGGGVFLVGGALRDHFSGKAVKDLDLAVGHDVAEVLPALLAGRLDGSFFSLDEKRRQSRVVIGRKGNPLTYDIAPLQGSITEDLFRRDFTVNAMAVEVTGSSAEVIDPLRGIDDLRRGELRVCSDSAFRDDPLRLLRAFRLKAEGGYRMSNETRKLVEESAALISSVAAERVRDEIFKMLAMPGVSSSLFDMRDAGLAEHIFQFGSQSINGPVWTQGVTVAGALEGLFLRLHETLPEHAEALEKYLAQDLEGGVVRSSVLKLAPVVASAGSGSVTAAAKRFVFGKKTERVLTSLVERLPGDITPTTRATYRYFADNPAAVELLLLNFAQGELTLQRLRVFLDYIFGDVQAERQELLSGEEIMQLTGVPQGPEVGRIINEVRDAERAGVIHDKADAVAFVKNRVDKHTTLI from the coding sequence ATGAAGGTCGATCTGGCGCAAATATTTCCGCGTGAACATTTTCCTAGTGTTCGCCAGCTGGCGGCTGAAGTGGGGGGGGGCGTGTTTCTTGTGGGGGGGGCACTGCGCGACCATTTTTCCGGGAAAGCGGTAAAGGACCTGGACCTGGCAGTCGGACACGATGTTGCCGAAGTTCTTCCTGCTCTCCTGGCGGGTCGTCTTGACGGCAGTTTTTTCTCGCTTGATGAAAAACGGCGGCAGTCGCGGGTTGTCATCGGTAGGAAGGGGAATCCTCTGACCTATGACATTGCTCCTCTACAGGGATCGATAACCGAAGATCTCTTCCGGCGCGACTTTACTGTCAATGCAATGGCAGTCGAGGTGACCGGCTCATCTGCTGAAGTCATAGATCCGTTGAGAGGTATCGATGACTTGCGTAGGGGTGAGTTGCGGGTCTGTTCAGACTCGGCATTCAGGGATGACCCGCTGCGGCTGCTGCGAGCCTTCCGGCTCAAAGCCGAAGGTGGGTACCGTATGTCGAATGAGACACGAAAACTCGTCGAAGAATCGGCGGCTTTAATCTCCTCGGTAGCAGCGGAGCGGGTACGGGATGAGATTTTCAAAATGCTCGCAATGCCGGGAGTCTCTTCATCTCTTTTCGATATGCGCGATGCGGGGCTGGCGGAGCACATTTTTCAATTCGGTTCCCAGAGCATAAACGGCCCAGTGTGGACCCAAGGCGTGACTGTGGCGGGGGCGCTGGAAGGACTATTCCTTCGGCTTCACGAAACTTTGCCGGAGCACGCAGAGGCACTTGAGAAATATCTTGCACAGGATCTCGAAGGCGGAGTCGTGAGATCTTCAGTTTTAAAACTGGCACCCGTTGTGGCTTCAGCAGGGAGCGGCTCGGTGACAGCTGCCGCCAAACGATTCGTGTTCGGGAAAAAGACGGAGCGAGTACTGACGAGCCTTGTGGAGCGCTTGCCGGGGGACATAACGCCGACAACCAGGGCAACGTACCGCTATTTTGCCGACAATCCAGCTGCGGTGGAGCTTCTGCTGCTAAATTTCGCGCAAGGAGAGCTGACGCTGCAGCGTTTGCGGGTATTCCTTGATTACATCTTCGGTGATGTTCAAGCGGAACGGCAGGAGCTGCTGTCGGGAGAGGAAATAATGCAGCTGACAGGAGTGCCTCAAGGACCTGAAGTCGGCAGAATTATCAATGAGGTCAGAGACGCTGAGCGTGCAGGGGTGATTCACGACAAGGCTGATGCCGTAGCTTTTGTCAAAAATAGAGTTGACAAGCATACGACTCTAATATAA
- a CDS encoding polyprenol monophosphomannose synthase, which produces MKAIVVIPTYNERDNIENLVQEVLAQHPDIHVLIVDDNSPDGTGIMADRLASENKRVRVIHREGKLGLGSAYRRGFQEALTLGADFIIEMDADFSHDPAMLPRFIEKMQQYDLVIGSRYLNGVSVVNWPLRRLMLSYFASIYTRVITGLRISDCTSGFKCFSRRVIQAIDLNNIKSDGYSFQIEMNYRCMEKGFRIGEIPIIFIDRHAGSSKMSKRIVREAVVMVWKLKLGSIFRKCLPERG; this is translated from the coding sequence TTGAAAGCCATCGTTGTAATTCCAACCTATAACGAACGAGACAATATAGAGAACCTGGTTCAAGAGGTTCTTGCGCAGCATCCGGACATTCATGTTCTCATTGTCGATGACAACTCTCCCGATGGCACCGGCATCATGGCGGACCGTTTGGCTTCGGAGAACAAGCGGGTTCGCGTAATCCATCGCGAAGGCAAACTTGGATTGGGCTCCGCTTATAGACGTGGATTTCAGGAAGCACTGACTCTCGGAGCTGACTTCATCATTGAGATGGATGCAGATTTTTCGCATGATCCCGCAATGCTCCCTAGATTTATCGAGAAAATGCAGCAGTATGACCTGGTTATCGGTTCGCGGTACCTCAATGGCGTGAGCGTAGTTAACTGGCCATTGCGACGCCTTATGCTTAGCTACTTTGCCAGCATCTATACACGGGTCATAACCGGCTTGCGCATTTCAGACTGTACCAGTGGTTTCAAGTGCTTCAGCAGAAGGGTGATTCAAGCAATCGACCTGAACAATATAAAGTCTGATGGCTATTCGTTTCAGATAGAGATGAATTACAGGTGTATGGAAAAAGGGTTTCGCATAGGGGAGATACCCATAATATTCATAGACCGCCATGCAGGGAGTTCCAAGATGTCGAAACGGATCGTTCGGGAAGCCGTGGTAATGGTGTGGAAACTTAAACTGGGGTCTATTTTCAGGAAATGCCTTCCGGAGCGGGGGTGA
- a CDS encoding 6-bladed beta-propeller yields MPLRFFLFCSISLLLTGCLRVPPLELRDSRFTLAWPSPPDPPRIVYLRAIAHPDEVLPEKGKVQNLMDTITGDSRLKTEIGTPYGIATDSKGGLYVADSSAGIVHRYDLLRREVSIISHAGDQLLATPVGVAVDGEDRLFVTDSRLAKVFIFSRSGEFLKELSGEKDFKRPAGIAINVRGEKYVVDVLGNTIYVFGKDDRFMGEFPRKGSGIDLASPTNVAVDSANNVYVTDTMNFAVRVYDHEGNFLSTIGEIGDGPGSFSRPKGVAVDSDGHVYVVDASHDNFQIFDRQGRLLLFVGKSGRGAGEFFLPSGIHIDGKDRIFIADSFNHRIQLFQYLKEGGKP; encoded by the coding sequence ATGCCATTGAGATTCTTTTTATTCTGCTCAATATCACTGCTTCTTACCGGATGTCTCCGAGTTCCCCCGCTTGAGCTTCGTGATTCGCGATTCACTCTTGCCTGGCCTTCTCCCCCTGATCCTCCACGCATCGTGTACCTCCGTGCAATAGCGCATCCTGATGAAGTTTTGCCTGAAAAGGGGAAGGTCCAGAATCTTATGGATACAATAACCGGCGACAGCCGGCTGAAGACCGAGATCGGTACTCCCTACGGTATAGCGACCGACAGCAAAGGGGGCTTGTACGTCGCAGATTCGTCAGCGGGAATCGTTCACCGTTATGATCTTCTCCGCCGGGAGGTATCGATAATAAGCCATGCCGGTGACCAGTTGCTGGCCACTCCGGTCGGAGTAGCGGTCGATGGCGAAGACCGTCTTTTTGTGACCGATTCTCGCCTTGCAAAAGTCTTTATATTTTCCAGATCTGGAGAATTTCTCAAGGAACTGTCCGGTGAAAAGGATTTTAAACGTCCAGCCGGAATAGCAATCAATGTACGTGGTGAAAAATATGTAGTCGATGTCCTTGGTAATACCATCTACGTTTTCGGGAAGGACGACCGCTTCATGGGCGAGTTTCCCAGGAAAGGCAGTGGTATCGACCTTGCTTCTCCCACCAACGTTGCCGTAGACTCTGCAAACAATGTCTATGTAACCGACACGATGAACTTCGCCGTGCGTGTATACGATCATGAGGGCAACTTCCTATCCACCATTGGTGAGATAGGCGATGGTCCGGGCTCGTTTTCCCGCCCTAAAGGTGTCGCGGTAGACAGTGATGGACATGTATATGTCGTTGATGCATCCCATGATAACTTTCAGATATTCGACAGGCAGGGGAGGTTGCTCCTCTTTGTCGGAAAAAGCGGAAGGGGTGCCGGGGAGTTCTTCTTGCCCAGCGGGATTCATATTGATGGTAAAGATCGTATCTTCATAGCCGATAGTTTTAACCACCGGATTCAGTTGTTTCAGTATTTGAAAGAAGGTGGCAAGCCGTGA
- a CDS encoding cytochrome c3 family protein — MKWIIRCSAAVFALTVSVSNGGAAGPKISDMTGGNKHNLSSLNTNVTYKADPSDPRGREICIFCHTPHNSRPQTTLWNRKDPTATFGHYSSSTLVISRAGVPSSYGEPTGSSRLCLSCHDGVTAGGVSLGDILTGGPINMGANDRITGRALFDAEKIRSGHHPVSFVYNAAVLNAIQSDPVKAAESYSLPTLPQVKLDREERMQCTTCHNPHQNQSTEEVYTIPPNNGRKIAPFWVYGATGNAITDHDAVCLTCHNLTSSPFR; from the coding sequence GTGAAATGGATTATCAGATGCTCGGCCGCTGTTTTCGCATTGACTGTTTCCGTTTCCAACGGCGGAGCGGCGGGCCCGAAGATATCCGACATGACAGGCGGGAACAAGCATAACCTGTCTTCATTAAATACAAACGTTACGTATAAAGCCGATCCAAGCGATCCACGCGGCCGTGAGATATGCATCTTCTGCCACACACCGCACAATTCCCGCCCGCAAACAACCCTCTGGAACAGAAAGGACCCTACTGCCACCTTCGGACACTATTCATCGTCTACGCTCGTCATAAGTCGTGCGGGTGTTCCCTCCAGTTATGGGGAGCCGACGGGATCGTCGAGGCTGTGCCTCAGTTGCCACGATGGCGTTACGGCAGGTGGTGTTTCACTCGGGGACATACTGACTGGCGGACCGATCAACATGGGAGCGAATGACAGGATAACCGGCCGAGCCCTTTTCGATGCGGAAAAGATCCGGTCAGGCCATCACCCGGTCTCCTTTGTGTACAATGCTGCAGTTTTGAACGCAATTCAAAGTGATCCGGTCAAGGCTGCGGAGAGCTACTCACTGCCGACCCTTCCACAGGTCAAGCTCGATCGGGAAGAACGGATGCAGTGCACCACTTGCCACAACCCACATCAGAACCAGTCGACCGAGGAGGTATATACAATTCCGCCCAATAACGGTCGAAAAATAGCTCCATTCTGGGTCTATGGTGCGACGGGCAATGCGATAACCGATCATGATGCTGTTTGTCTTACTTGCCATAATCTGACCTCTTCGCCTTTCCGGTAA
- a CDS encoding cytochrome c3 family protein yields the protein MKQIIFLLVFLFIAFPSTGRAAYSFSSPPHLDRQKLPFGCGSCHVGFNFKSGGGLTGCTSCHGDTDNKGGGSQGAEVKNIEREFRKTFRHPTFDVRGVHSSKEVLPEIDPRAPRHADCVDCHDPHLVSSENKYAGIRGKRAGNTYTSITKESELCYRCHGESANLPGRYENKQVEFSTNNPSYHPVEGEGKNTAVVSLLRPFREKKTNAGDISTISCSDCHGSDSLSSPRGPHGSNNQFILVDNFSIRDNETESSFAYALCYRCHSRSSILGDESFKQHSLHIRGKGGGITAAGTSCHTCHDSHGSTENKYLIKFNPEVVSTNSAGLLKYVSKGVGSFRGECYLTCHGVNHNPKSY from the coding sequence ATGAAGCAGATAATTTTTCTGTTGGTATTCCTGTTCATAGCATTTCCGAGTACCGGACGTGCTGCCTATTCTTTTTCTTCGCCCCCTCACCTTGACCGGCAGAAACTCCCTTTCGGATGTGGAAGCTGCCATGTAGGGTTCAATTTCAAGTCAGGGGGAGGCTTGACGGGATGCACCTCTTGTCACGGCGATACAGATAACAAGGGGGGAGGGAGCCAGGGAGCTGAGGTCAAAAATATCGAGCGGGAATTTCGCAAGACATTCAGGCATCCTACTTTTGATGTGCGTGGTGTGCACTCCAGCAAGGAAGTTCTTCCTGAAATCGATCCGAGGGCGCCTCGCCATGCAGATTGCGTCGACTGCCATGACCCCCACCTTGTTTCTTCAGAGAACAAGTATGCCGGTATCAGGGGAAAGCGGGCCGGTAACACTTATACCAGCATTACTAAAGAGTCCGAACTCTGCTACCGCTGCCATGGCGAGAGTGCCAATCTGCCGGGACGTTACGAAAACAAGCAGGTGGAATTTTCCACTAACAACCCTTCGTATCATCCTGTCGAGGGGGAGGGGAAGAATACAGCTGTCGTGAGTCTGTTGCGCCCGTTCCGGGAGAAGAAGACGAATGCGGGGGACATATCAACAATAAGCTGTAGCGATTGTCACGGCAGTGACAGTCTGTCCTCTCCACGCGGGCCTCATGGATCCAACAACCAGTTTATACTGGTTGACAACTTCTCCATTCGTGACAACGAAACCGAAAGCAGCTTCGCCTACGCGCTCTGCTATCGGTGCCATAGCCGCTCAAGCATCCTCGGCGATGAAAGCTTCAAGCAGCATTCTCTCCATATAAGGGGCAAGGGTGGTGGAATAACTGCTGCGGGTACATCCTGCCACACCTGTCATGACTCTCACGGCAGTACGGAAAACAAATATCTGATCAAGTTCAATCCTGAAGTGGTATCAACCAATTCAGCCGGATTGCTCAAGTACGTATCTAAAGGTGTAGGGAGTTTCCGCGGTGAATGCTATCTTACATGCCATGGCGTAAACCATAACCCGAAATCATACTGA
- a CDS encoding cytochrome C, with product MHKVLLLMFVTLMISMPVTGEETPPGSQVTTYPHNDSAKCDLCHEATEEDLKSWFTFSSTKKKMRLDYNEVCWQCHDIDFGHGVGKSPKKNRENLPLDAEGKITCAITCHNMHIKTSEQHQNKFHLRFSHMKLCLSCHDR from the coding sequence ATGCACAAGGTGCTGCTTCTGATGTTCGTCACTCTCATGATCTCAATGCCTGTAACCGGAGAGGAAACACCGCCCGGTTCTCAGGTGACGACATATCCGCATAACGACTCGGCGAAATGCGATCTTTGCCACGAGGCAACGGAGGAGGACCTGAAAAGCTGGTTTACGTTCTCATCCACCAAGAAAAAGATGCGGCTGGACTACAACGAAGTGTGCTGGCAATGTCATGACATAGACTTCGGTCACGGGGTGGGCAAGTCTCCTAAAAAAAACAGGGAGAATCTTCCGCTTGACGCTGAAGGAAAAATAACCTGCGCAATAACATGTCATAACATGCACATAAAAACGAGCGAACAGCATCAAAACAAGTTTCACCTCCGCTTTTCACACATGAAGCTGTGTTTATCTTGCCACGATCGATAA